The Brassica napus cultivar Da-Ae chromosome C1, Da-Ae, whole genome shotgun sequence DNA segment CAACGACTCTATATCTTCTGTAACTATGATCTCTTTGTGGCTTTAATTTTGATTGTGCTTCATATTGGAATCATGTGATAAGCTTGTGTAAGCGAGAATCTGGTTGCTAGCTTCGACTTTGCAGCAAAAGCCTTATTTGTTTTACTGTACGAATCGAGTAATCAATTTgctatgttttttgttttagtatCTGAATTAGCAATGAAGCCAGGAGGATCAGGATTGAATCCGAACGCAGCAGCTTACGTACCACTCTACAAAAGAGAAGCTGATTCTACAAAACCTGCTGCTGCTACTGCCACACATGACGTTCAGCACCAACCCTATGGTTATGGAGTCCAAGGGAAGGGAAGTTTTCCAGGCTCTCACATGAGGGATGATGATTCGGAGATGGAGATGGAGTTCCTTTTGGCTTCATTCTCTAATTTGTCAGATGAGTCTATATGTGATGTTTACttggccaacaatggtgatctTGATGCAACTATCGAAATGCTCACTCAACATGAGGTAAACCTATTTCACTAGTTTCACACTTAAATTACACCAGAGTAGATTGTCCACAACGCTTTGTTTCATtgtggaaagagagagagagtacatTTGTATAGATTTTCAATTTCAAGTTTGGGTGTTAAGGATTGAGATTCTTTTTAtgtatgcttttattttaaatcattctactttaaaaaaaattatttaagaactcctatgaggttctcccattggaggaggaaaaaattatttacactAACAAAGTTTTTTAACTTCTCAAATCACCATATTAACTACTAATTTAATCATAAGAGCTCATTAGAAGTTCTAATGGATGGGCTTGCTCTCATAGAGCTGGCAGGTAAGAGACTGCTCCCAGTTGTGatctaacaatactaaaagcagGATATACTCAACTCTCAACCTGTCCAcgttaactaaaaaaatcaacatatcaTAAATCATTCTTCTGCCACGTCGTCGTCAAAACTGGTCTGAAGCGTAATTTTATTCTTCTCCGACTATCCAACTTTGTCTTCATCGATCAAATTCTGCAATTCTCCGTTACCGTAACTCACGCTTCGACAATTTATcatgtttttaagtcttctTAAATGGTTTCGTTCCATCTCCTCCTATTTCTCCTTCTATATAAAGTCCCATCTGATCTTCAATCAACCCTAATTGACAAACACCACTGAAGACACATAACTCCTTCTTCACTCAGATTCTTCAAAgccttttaaatttttgtaatcaCCCGATGTCGACGACCTCTTCAGGTACCCCATCCCATCCCATAGTATATATCTTACTTCCCTCATCACTTACACAGAACTCCTTAACAAATCACACCGAAAATTACCGCCATGGTCCCGTCAGATCCCATAATCAGAGGAAACAGTTTCCTCTGGCTCCATCTGTGTTATCGCCTACCTATCTTCTCCAACAGTCACGTAAGATTTAATACCATCTCTGAAAAGTTGCATTGCATCTCTTAACACTTTTCTGCTTTGACTTCTTTATGAatctattttgtttgtttggtgtTGTTACAAAATGAGTGCTCCGAGGTACCAGATGTTTCCATTAGATATGGATCctaatttgagaaaatttaatcTGTGGCCGCCGTGAAGCCTACGATCACCAGAAGTATGTTTTCTTGCGATTAGATGAACACTTCATGAATATTTGATCGAGAATGAACTAATTAATTATGTTAATAGTGTTTTAGTCCTTACTGTGAAATTTTTTGATTGTAGCATTAGCACATGACAAGATTTTCCTGATTAAAATCTCTTCATACTGTCTGGTATAGGCTGAAGAAGCTACATGCAAGTCCAGGAGTACGAAAAAGATGGGTATTCAGAGATGCAGAGGAAGAATGATGTCGAGTGTGAGGAAGAGGAGCGGACGTTGGTGAGTCAAAGTTTATCTCCAGTTTTGTGATGTTTAGACGTCCTGCTTTAAGTAATACTAAACTTGGCTAATTGTGACATGGTTTTGtagaaagaagaataaaaagcTTGACAAGCCTAGCTAAAAGAAGAGACATATGCCTTAAGAGTTTGAAACATGGAAAGGGCAGTTCTCAGTTGACATTGAAGGAAGTGCAAGGTGGAAATAATGAAGATTGCTTTCAGAATTCGTTGAAAACATAAAGGTGTATCTTCGATAACCAAATACTTTCCCATCTCCCATTATAATCGAGTAATCGTCATTCTGCCAACAGAAACAACTTCAAAGTGAAGTATAGATACAAGTATTATGGATATCAACGACGGTTTGCAGCGGGTCTGTGTCTTAGTACATTTCCAACCTGAAGAGTGAGCAAATACTTAATTCTTTTTTCAACCAACTAACAAACACACAAATCCTAAATTGTTGCTCTTACATTACTCTACTTTTTTCTTAAAGGAATTTTCCAAATCTACAACAAGTTCTATCTAACAAAGAAAATGTGTGATATCGTTGCTGTCagattctataaaataataatttgcaGGCCTCGCTCGAATTTTGTTACTACAAACTGACGcgttgacaattttttttttctgaaacaaacGTCTGCAGTTTCAGCTTAGGATGGAGTTAGGGGAAGAGATCGGGAGGGGTCATTTTGATTATGGTTGCTCTCCTAAGCTCAAAAAAGAGAGGTTGTTGTTAGATGCATCCCAAAATCTAAGGTCAACTTTACAACTAATACTTTATGATGTTCTCCCAAGTTTTAATCTTAAGGTTTATGCTTCAATTGGCTTTAGGTTTGCATGCTCTTTGGTGATTGGTATATATTACTATAAACCACGTGGATAAAGAAAATGTTCTTCTGCCGACATGAAACTCGACAAAGCTCTTGACTGAAGTTGTGAAATACAAAGATTGAACTGtctcataatttttaatttccttCGTTGAATACAAAAAGGTGTATCTTCGATAACCAAATACTTTCCCATCTCCCATTCTAATCGAGTAATCGTCATTCTGCCAACAGAAACAACTTCAAGGTGAAGTATAGATACAAGTATTATGGATATCAACGATGGTTTGCAGCGGGTCTGTGTCTTAGTACATTTCCAACCTGAAGAATGAGCAAATACTTAATTCTTTTTTCAACCAACTAACAAACGCACTCTTCCTAAATTGTTGCTCTTACATTACTCTACTTTTTTCTTAAAGGAATTTTCCAAAACTACAACAAGTTCTATCTAACAAAGAAAATGTGTGATATCGTAGCTGTCggattctataaaataataatttgctGGCCTCTCTCTAATTTAGTTACTACAGACTGACGcgttgacaatttttttttctgaaacaaacGTCTGCAGTTTCAGATTAGGATGGAGTTAGGGAAAGAGATCGGGAGGGGTCATTTTGATTACGGTtgttgtcatgtccccgattatggataggatcgtccggacggactgcggtgcgtgGAAATGCACCAGTATGGTCATATGGCccaaagacaagcgtgtcatagcctggaagtaaggttaagggcatcaggaagctaaagcatagctaatccaagaaggagacaagctcaaaggagctggacaagcgagctggtagctggacaagatccaggtgaagctcgatgaagtgagtgatcagaatggatcatgggaaaactaagtctaggtctggaaatttaccaagggacttagaaggattgaagaagataaaggaaacaagctggacacagtgtataacagctgggcgatgcagtaagcaagctcgaccagctaggtgaagtgtagtgcagctcagtgtagctcactgaagagtgtgtcagctccctgagcgagatggactagctcactcagctgggacagctggggatcagctcaactcagctggactgagtgttcaagtcattggcagttgggccgggtctggacagtggtcGGGCCATGTGGGTGACCCGTGTGTGTCGATAGGCTggtgggctcttgggattgagccaggggcgtgggcaatcagtctgggccttgtttggccttgtccaggagtggattggcagttccagggcgtgtggtaactgccacaggcgaaagggtgtgatctggaccattgatttaaatcaatggccaggatTGAAACCGAAGGGATGGAATGGTTAAAAAGTAACCACCaaaaagtaaccaccccttcttctataaaagtcaggcaagtccgtgcctttgcaggcacaccaggggcttccttctacaccctgaaacacaaagaaaaccagagaaaaagagagagagagagtcggattgctccatccaagatcaagagtggtgtgaaggcagcaaagaggcagttttgtggGCAATCACAAGgggagttgagaacgaccctttgatggtgattgatcatggatgatcatgtcctaggcttcctctgtgCCCTGGGAACACACTCAAATGGTCAGGagggaagggagaaggccggactccaGTCTCAATGGCATGAACAaccttaagggcagatgtgtgtagaaaggcagtttcatgggcaCTGAAGGGGGAAGTGATGGACGACCCTGTGAGgatgtttgatcatggatgatgaCATActgggcttcctctgtgtcttgggaacacacgcagataatcaggagagaagggagaaggccagacTCAACTCTtacaggccaagacagccttgaaggcggatgcagtgtagaaactagtttcatggaagttccatggatgGGAAGTTGGTGCGACCCTTgaatagatcttatcaatactggaggtATGTGATAGGACAATGATGGAGGCGTGccctggaggagcatggccgtcCATGATAAGGGGaggcacatgatctaatcagatcatgtataaggtaaccggttttatgTTTACCTCTTGAATTACAATTCTGTTGACTGTGGAATTGATCATGGCCAATTATGGCACGTCcttgaggaatatatatattatgaatgattatggtgtagtctgttggatcagacttgatgacattaaaccatggccttggccggttaGGAGAaatcctccatggccttggtttggaagGTATGATcggatctcatagttcctgaaggacttgaggggatctgatgattgattcttcttagtgggtatttataatgaattatcatgatttttattgggttttatctaattgatttagagatggtctgTTTGGCCGGTTTGGCTGTTCGTGGCCGAGATCTCTAGGATCGAGGCCGGTTCTACAAATTCTGATTATGGCattctcttagttgggaattatcattaatttacatgaattttatttagtttttggatcacatttgaaatcggccagatttaggtttaatgagaaaatgatcgattagttatggaaccagccatgcaatgatagatccttgtgttaggttatcggatcatatgcttgtgtattgtgaaatgtttgtcacttatgattattgatcataaggaatgttagttatcaacattgggttggtaagctatgtgcaaagcattggctatgtttttggagcaggtttgctagcggtcgaaattgcacctgagggcatattggggtcagatccttgtgttaggatatctgatcatatgtttgtgtgctggaacatattgtcacttatgatattgatcataaggaattgctggttatcaaccttggtgttggtaaggcaggccgtgtgtgatctgatcatgggtaaggatggacgaccttatccttggatgatggatcaaggtgtctgatctgattgaccaaaggatgcaccggtggtaagagcaacactaatcaggttcagtgggacatggttccatgaccgATTAGGaagtgtgaagactcatcagttctgagtcatgtggggtggttggttgattgactcaggatctgatgggcattgttagtccatgagctggacttggtatcagaagttgataaggcaaaaaggatgtgggacagtgcatgagccggtaagggctagatgcatgtccttagctgtttgaagacttctcaagggttacttatgtctgtggggatggttggctgaatgactaagtacccaagggaagagtttatgcaggtataagggagttagacgagtggacggggagctgggcaaggctacctcgcagctcgatcagctggtttatgagttcattcagctagtgtagctgtggcaaaggtatgatctagcaatgttgcatagatctagatagaatggttaggggaatggaacctcagatttgtatgccttgatttgggttcgggatcgaccttggagctagctggcagttgtgtttactgaccagtagctgaggtgatctgaccagacaagtgttagattggatttagtccaatggatgatagatgttattccgctgtgcataagttgaaaggatctagctagggaatgactaaggtagtcttgagctaggatctgagttagccctcgccaatgggcgatattttaaataaagggcaaaatttttagaggttcggtccgggtatggactgagcgacgtgaggcatcgaccgcggcctagtcggccgggatcgggtcttacaagttggtatcagagcatgcttgatcctgttacggacagtgctcaaagatgttgagttccaaaccgaaattatttctgaaaactgagatgacttgaaaccttagttgtggtgagccaagtgagagttgaggtaagtttgggtttcatgcttgtgaacggggaagttccaagatgagccggcttagccaagatacacttttccacggcaagaccctgaaaacataaaggttagtttatctagttatttgggaataatggacggattggatgatggacgcaatgcaagatctttgtatggacgacctggacaagggaagtaacatggaccagagagtggcttaggttgaaagaaacgtgcagcactctcttggaggtaaatgttattCCTTTGTGaccgttcaaaacaagtgagcatatgcaatgttcatgttattctaagggagacactacatggctagtacatgagtaggcttgtgatcagatggatcagcttggactcagtgtaagtcaaggtaggattccttaagatggagtgaatggaatggatcaattccaagaggaattggaaacacgatgttaagtatcttagtatgatgaggattgaggtatactataaacacttttgtgaatggtatgggacgttcacagatgtgtgatgctttggagaatggtatgggacattttccaaatgtgtgatcaaatcgagatcctactcatctaagtacttaatgatcggtagtgtggaaacacattatttgatactggagctacacatagttttgtgagtccaagtatgattggaaaaggtttgttccagaatggaacatgggatggtcctgaacgagtgagtgcggccggagggcaagttatgaactcactcggtctggttaaggacatccctgtggtggtcttggataggccgatgcctatagatctgattgtggtgatcttggataggccgatgcctatagatctgattgtggtgatcttggataggccgatgcctatagatctgattgtggtgatcttggataggctgatgcctatagatctgattgtggttCCCCTCAAgtatcatgaagtgatcttgggcatggactggttgggaaagtatcgggcaactctataTTGTCACctgggaagggtgcaacttgagaacgagtttggaccccgattaagtaccaaggaatcaagccaacctcttgtagtttggtggtttcagcagtccaatagaacggatgcttggaaatggttgtgaggccttttggttaccatttacactgatgaggttgtaggggcctgtgacccagagggtataccgttggttcgggaatttcaggatgtgtttggggcactacatggcattccccctgatagggctggcccattcatcattgaattggaacctggaacggccccattatctaaaagtccatatagaatggcaccagctcagatggcagagctgaagaagcaacttgaggagttgcttgagaaggggttcatatgCCCTAGTGTAttgccttggggagcaccagttctttttgtgaaacagaaagatggtagcttcaggctgtgtattgattgagacggttgagtccctgagtggaccagaacCGTAATATGATCAAGTCCGGTAAGGGACGAGGATCAGGACACGACCtactcggagatggacctatggtcggaaTGCACGGTCGAGTCCTTGAGTGGACCAAGACCGGAATATGATCATGTcctaaatggaccaggatcgaaaTATGACAAAGTTCAGTGATGGACAGAAGTAAAGTTAAGGCGGTTTAGTCTAgtagggactaagatcgcaatatgGCCAAGCTGGAAAAGGTTGTGGTCGGTTAACGGATGATCCAGTACGATTAGGCTGGGATCATGAACCCTTGGTGTCtgtaaggacataaggaaacaaaACAATCTGTTTGGACTTGTGGTACAACAAGcggcctaaagattggaacgagTTCATTAAGACTTGACTGATACATtgagtggcttggagattgggTAAATCTACTAAGACTCGGGTATGCAGTAAGTTTTTAGGGACTGAAGATGATCTAGTCATGGACTAGGGTCAGAGAGTAAGagacttggtgtctactaggaCCGAAACTTGGAGAGTTGGGTCTGAGACACAAGTCAGGTatttgtatgggtgcttgatggaccacttgataagattttgggttaaatatctatcaagtgggggagatttgttgtgtatatgatgaccaggacgtggtcagtgagaaggaacaaggtgggagatgcaacaaattggttagaaagaaccaatcgagcatgctccatgttccgggtacaaaggagttcggatggaacctttgtcatgagacaagaggttaacaccactggattcgaggacgaatccttcgtaagtgggggagacttgtcatgtccccgattctggataggatcgtccggacggactgcggtgcgtgGAAATGCACCAGTATGGTCATATGGCccaaagacaagcgtgtcatagcctggaagtaaggttaagggcatcaggaagctaaggcatagctaatccaagaaggagacaagctcaaaggagctggacaagcgagctggtagctggacaagatccaggtgaagctcgatgaagtgagtgatcagaatggatcatgggaaaactaagtctaggtctggaaattgaccaagggacttagaaggattgaagaagataaaggaaacaagctggacacagtgtataacagctgggcgatgcagtaagcaagctcgaccagctaggtgaagtgtagtgcagctcagtgtagctcactgaagagtgtgtcagctccctgagctagatggactagctcactcagctggaacagctggggatcagctcaactcagctggactgagtgttcaagtcatgggcagttgggccgggtctggacagtggccgggccatgtgggtgacccgtgtgtgccgatgggctggtgggctcttgggattgagccaggggcgtgggcaatcagtctgggccttgtttggccttgtccaggagtggattggcagttccagggcgtgtggtaactgccagaggcgaaagggtgtgatctggaccattgatttaaatcaatggccaggatTGAAACCGAAGGGATGGAATGGTTAAAAAGTAACCACCAcaaagtaaccaccccttcttctataaaagtcAGGCAAGTCCGTGACTTTGCAGGCACACCAggggcttccttctacaccctgaaacacaaagaaaaccagagaaaaagagagagagagtcggattgctccatccaagatcaagagtggtgtgaaggcagcaaagaggcagttttgtggGCAATCACAAGgggagttgagaacgaccctttgatggtgattgatcatggatgatcatgtcctaggcttcctctgtgCCCTGGGAACACACTCAAATGGTCAGGAtggaagggagaaggccggactccaGTCTCaatggcatgaacagccttaagggcagatgtgtgtacaaaggcagtttcatgggcaCTGAAGGGGAAAGTGATGGACGACCCTGTGAGgatgtttgatcatggatgatcacatcctgggcttcctctgtgtcttgggaacacacgcagataatcaggagagaagggagaaggccagacTCAACTCTtacaggccaagacagccttgaaggcggatgcagtgtagaaactggtttcatggaagttccatggatgAGAAGTTGGTGCGACCCTTgaatagatcttatcaatactggaggtATGTGATAGGACAATGATGGAGGCGTGCCCTGGAGGATCATGGCCGTCCATGATAAGGGAaggcacatgatctaatcagatcatgtataaggtaaccggttttatgTTTACCTCTTGAATTACAATTCTGTTGACTGTGGAATTGAtcatggccaagtatggcacgtccttgaggaatatatatattatgaatgattatggtgtagtctgttggatcagacttgatgacattaaaccatggccttggccggttaGGAGAaatcctccatggccttggtttggaagGTATGATcggatctcatagttcctgaaggacTTGAGGGGATCTGATGATTGATTCTTCATAGTGGGTATTTATAATGAattatcatgatttttattgggttttatctaattgatttagagatggtcagTTTGGCTGGTTTGGCTGTTCGTGGCCGAGATCTTTAGGATCGAGGCCGGTTCTGCAAATTCGGATTATGGCattctcttagttgggaattatcatgaatttacatgaattttatttagtttttggatcacatttgaaatcggccagatttgggtttaatgagaaaatgatcgattagttatggaaccagccatgcaatgatagatccttgtgttaggttatcggatcatatgcttgtgtattgtgaaatgtttgtcacttatgattattgatcataaggaatgttagttatcaacattgggttggtaagctatgtgcaaagcattggctatgtttttggagcaggtttgcttgcggtcgaaattgcacctgagggcatattgggatcagatccttgtgttaggatatctgatcatatgtttgtgtgctggaacatattgtcacttatgatattgatcataaggaattgctggttatcaaccttggtgttggtaaggcaggccgtgtgtgatctgattatgggtaaggatggacgacctgatgcttggatgatggatcaaggtgtctgatctgattgatcaaaggatgcaccggtggtaagagcaacactaatcaggttcagtgggacatggttccatgaccgATTAGGaagtgtgaagactcatcagttctgagtcatgtggggtggttggttgattgactcaggatctgatgggcattgttagtccatgagctggacttggtatcagaagttgataaggcaaaaaggatgtgggacagtgcatgagccggtaagggctagatgcatgtccttagctgtttgaagacttctcaagggttacttatgtctgtggggatggttggctgaatgactaagtacccaagggaagagtttatgcaggtataagggagttggacgagtggacggggagctgggcaaggctacctcgcagctcgatcagctggtttgtgagttcattcagctagtgtagctgggccgatgagctaacaagcttcgtagatgtggcaaaggtatgatctagcaatgttgcatagatctagatttgtatgccttgatttgggttcgggaccgaccttggagctagctggcagttgtgtttactgaccagtagctgaggtgatctgaccagacaagtgttagattggatttagtccaatggatgatagatgttattccgctgtgcataagttgaaaggatctagctagggaatgactaaggtagtcttgagctaggatctgagttagccctcgccaatgggcgatattttaaataaagggcaaaatttttagaggttcggtctgggtatggactgagcgacgtgaggcatcgaccgcggcctagtcggccgggatcgggtcttacagttGCTCTCCTAAGCTCAAAAAAGAGAGGTTGCTGTTAAATGCATCCCAAAATATAAGGTCAA contains these protein-coding regions:
- the LOC106391375 gene encoding polyadenylate-binding protein-interacting protein 6 isoform X2, which gives rise to MKPGGSGLNPNAAAYVPLYKREADSTKPAAATATHDVQHQPYGYGVQGKGSFPGSHMRDDDSEMEMEFLLASFSNLSDESICDVYLANNGDLDATIEMLTQHEFQLRMELGEEIGRGHFDYGCSPKLKKERLLLDASQNLRFACSLVIGIYYYKPRG
- the LOC106391375 gene encoding polyadenylate-binding protein-interacting protein 6 isoform X3 encodes the protein MKPGGSGLNPNAAAYVPLYKREADSTKPAAATATHDVQHQPYGYGVQGKGSFPGSHMRDDDSEMEMEFLLASFSNLSDESICDVYLANNGDLDATIEMLTQHEFQLRMELGEEIGRGHFDYGCSPKLKKERFACSLVIGIYYYKPRG
- the LOC106391375 gene encoding polyadenylate-binding protein-interacting protein 6 isoform X1, which codes for MKPGGSGLNPNAAAYVPLYKREADSTKPAAATATHDVQHQPYGYGVQGKGSFPGSHMRDDDSEMEMEFLLASFSNLSDESICDVYLANNGDLDATIEMLTQHEFQLRMELGEEIGRGHFDYGCSPKLKKERLLLDASQNLRSTLQLILYDVLPSFNLKVYASIGFRFACSLVIGIYYYKPRG
- the LOC106391375 gene encoding polyadenylate-binding protein-interacting protein 6 isoform X4, giving the protein MKPGGSGLNPNAAAYVPLYKREADSTKPAAATATHDVQHQPYGYGVQGKGSFPGSHMRDDDSEMEMEFLLASFSNLSDESICDVYLANNGDLDATIEMLTQHEAEEATCKSRSTKKMGIQRCRGRMMSSVRKRSGR